The following proteins come from a genomic window of Triticum aestivum cultivar Chinese Spring chromosome 6A, IWGSC CS RefSeq v2.1, whole genome shotgun sequence:
- the LOC123130855 gene encoding uncharacterized protein, with protein MSLSPAPEESYARLGTGFGFGRRWRRTRGFRLGARNRFSVRRLRAKLLTFLGLVGRHARHLARRLSRRGGGSCPRSGSARTLVGGSGSQRWCPPGGEAAPSKHKPQQQTPRRAASFMRTNSFYAQAIAECLEFIKRNSVPVEDYGSAVVARGGAAVGR; from the coding sequence ATGAGCttgtcgccggcgccggaggagagcTACGCGAGGCTCGGCACAGGCTTCGGCTTCGGCCGGAGGTGGCGGCGGACGAGGGGGTTCCGGCTCGGCGCGAGGAACCGGTTCTCGGTGCGGCGGCTGCGGGCCAAGCTGCTCACGTTCCTGGGCCTCGTCGGCCGCCACGCGCGCCACCTCGCCAGGAGGCTCTCCAGGAGAGGCGGCGGCTCCTGCCCGCGGAGCGGCAGCGCGAGGACGCTCGTGGGCGGGAGCGGGTCGCAGCGGTGGTGCCccccgggcggcgaggcggcgcccaGCAAGCACAAGCCGCAGCAGCAGACGCCGAGGAGGGCGGCGTCGTTCATGCGGACCAACTCCTTCTACGCGCAGGCCATCGCCGAGTGCCTCGAGTTCATCAAGCGCAACTCCGTGCCGGTGGAGGACTACGGCAGCGCCGTCGTCGCccgcggcggcgccgccgtcgggaGATAG